Proteins from a genomic interval of Heptranchias perlo isolate sHepPer1 chromosome 19, sHepPer1.hap1, whole genome shotgun sequence:
- the rpn2 gene encoding dolichyl-diphosphooligosaccharide--protein glycosyltransferase subunit 2 isoform X1: MGAAGSGTLFTLALLAITQAITLKHYLTNSDVERLTQTLEQPFSNLENAYYTIVGLQKLGEQIPDEQAACNFLKSQVDSSNVDSLFYAAEASQALSNCKIIVSNETRDLLLSTVSDDSSITQIYHAVGALSNLGLPLASQEVLRALAAHISKDDGSLGIIHALFTASYLSQQADLRSIVEEIEDLVARLDDLGGIYLQFEEGLETTALFVTAAYKLSDHAGMEPAIKEDQVIQLVNAVFSKKHYTTLSEAFSVACAAAALSKNQYHIPIIVVAEGLASVSHKKPSLKLRVTNVMSQSLTSADVQLDYAKSVLTKNTVLPQSSFALKGDLFELNFMEVKPPSGYYDFSVNVEGDSRFIGNRVELKVKVATEVGITNVDLSVVDKDQSIAPKTTRVVYPSKAKGVIAADSHQNIALSFQLADVNTGVGLTPHQTFVRLYNQKTEQEVVFVAEPDSKNVYKFDLDVAERKSEFNSVSGTYSLFLIIGDATLENPILWHLADVAIKFPDEEAPSPVQSQNLFAPKPEIQHLFREPEKKPPIAVSNTFTALVLAPLLLLVILWIKLGVNISNFTFSPSTIIFHLGHAGMLGLMYVYWTQLNMFQTLQYLAILGSITFFAGNRMLAQKAVKRIAAEQSSRLAKYRTLR, translated from the exons ATGGGAGCTGCAG GTTCAGGGACTCTGTTCACCTTGGCCCTGTTGGCCATCACTCAGGCCATCACTCTGAAGCACTATTTGACAAATTCTGACGTTGAAAGATTAACACAAACTTTAGAACAGCCATTTTCTAATTTGGAGAATGCCTATTACACCATAGTAGGTTTGCAAAAGCTCGGAGAACAAATACCAGATGAACAG GCTGCTTGTAACTTTTTGAAATCGCAAGTGGACTCCAGCAATGTTGATTCCCTTTTTTATGCCGCTGAAGCAAGTCAAGCCCTATCTAATTGCAAG ATTATAGTCAGCAATGAGACCAGAGATCTCTTATTATCAACAGTGAGCGATGATTCTTCAATTACCCAGATTTACCATGCAGTCGGAGCTTTGAGTAACCTTGGTCTTCCTCTGGCATCTCAGGAAGTTCTCCGAGCCCTTGCTGCTCACATTTCTAAAGATGATGGCTCTTTGGG AATTATCCATGCATTGTTTACAGCTTCTTATCTATCTCAGCAGGCTGATCTGAGAAGCATCGTAGAGGAGATTGAG GATCTGGTTGCACGTCTTGATGATCTGGGAGGTATTTATCTTCAGTTTGAGGAGGGGTTAGAAACAACAGCTTTGTTTGTCACTGCTGCATATAAGCTGTCTGACCATGCTGGAATGGAGCCAGCAATCAAAGAG GATCAAGTCATTCAGCTTGTTAATGCTGTTTTCAGTAAGAAACATTATACCACACTGTCAGAAGCTTTCAGCGTTGCCTGTGCTGCTGCAGCTTTGTCCAAGAATCAGTACCACATTCCAATTATTGTAGTGGCTGAAGGACTTGCCTCTGTTTCCCATAAGAAGCCCAGCCTGAAG TTGCGTGTGACAAATGTCATGTCCCAGAGTCTGACTTCAGCTGATGTTCAGCTTGACTATGCCAAGTCTGTATTGACAAAAAACACAGTTCTTCCGCAATCATCCTTTGCTTTGAAAGG tgatctTTTTGAATTGAATTTCATGGAGGTAAAGCCACCAAGTGGATACTATGACTTCTCTGTCAATGTGGAGGGTGATAGCCGATTTATAGGAAACCGTGTGGAG CTCAAAGTCAAGGTTGCCACTGAAGTCGGTATCACTAATGTTGACCTTTCAGTAGTTGACAAGGATCAGAGCATTGCACCAAAGACCACTAG AGTGGTTTATCCATCAAAAGCCAAGGGGGTTATTGCGGCTGACAGTCACCAGAACATCGCTTTATCTTTCCAGTTGGCTGATGTGAACACTGGAGTTGGGCTTACTCCACATCAA ACTTTTGTACGTCTCTACAACCAGAAAACTGAACAGGAAGTGGTGTttgtggctgaaccagacagtaAAAATGTATACAAGTTTGACCTGGATGTGGCCGAGAGAAAGTCTGAATTTAATTCAGTCTCTGGAACCTATTCCCTCTTTTTGATTATTGGCGATGCAACACTTGAAAACCCAATTTTGTGGCACCTG GCTGATGTTGCAATTAAGTTTCCTGACGAAGAGGCTCCGtcccccgtacagtctcagaatCTCTTTGCCCCCAAGCCTGAAATTCAG CACCTCTTTAGGGAACCTGAAAAGAAGCCACCCATTGCAGTCTCCAATACTTTCACAGCCCTTGTTCTCGCACCCCTCTTACTGCTTGTAATTCTG TGGATCAAACTTGGTGTCAACATCTCCAATTTCACCTTTTCTCCGAGTACCATCATCTTCCATTTAGGCCATGCTG
- the rpn2 gene encoding dolichyl-diphosphooligosaccharide--protein glycosyltransferase subunit 2 isoform X2 — protein MGAAGSGTLFTLALLAITQAITLKHYLTNSDVERLTQTLEQPFSNLENAYYTIVGLQKLGEQIPDEQAACNFLKSQVDSSNVDSLFYAAEASQALSNCKIIVSNETRDLLLSTVSDDSSITQIYHAVGALSNLGLPLASQEVLRALAAHISKDDGSLGIIHALFTASYLSQQADLRSIVEEIEDLVARLDDLGGIYLQFEEGLETTALFVTAAYKLSDHAGMEPAIKEDQVIQLVNAVFSKKHYTTLSEAFSVACAAAALSKNQYHIPIIVVAEGLASVSHKKPSLKLRVTNVMSQSLTSADVQLDYAKSVLTKNTVLPQSSFALKGDLFELNFMEVKPPSGYYDFSVNVEGDSRFIGNRVELKVKVATEVGITNVDLSVVDKDQSIAPKTTRVVYPSKAKGVIAADSHQNIALSFQLADVNTGVGLTPHQTFVRLYNQKTEQEVVFVAEPDSKNVYKFDLDVAERKSEFNSVSGTYSLFLIIGDATLENPILWHLADVAIKFPDEEAPSPVQSQNLFAPKPEIQHLFREPEKKPPIAVSNTFTALVLAPLLLLVILWIKLGVNISNFTFSPSTIIFHLGHAGMLGLMYVYWTQLNMFQTLQYLAILGSITFFAGNRMLAQKAVKRSGNQ, from the exons ATGGGAGCTGCAG GTTCAGGGACTCTGTTCACCTTGGCCCTGTTGGCCATCACTCAGGCCATCACTCTGAAGCACTATTTGACAAATTCTGACGTTGAAAGATTAACACAAACTTTAGAACAGCCATTTTCTAATTTGGAGAATGCCTATTACACCATAGTAGGTTTGCAAAAGCTCGGAGAACAAATACCAGATGAACAG GCTGCTTGTAACTTTTTGAAATCGCAAGTGGACTCCAGCAATGTTGATTCCCTTTTTTATGCCGCTGAAGCAAGTCAAGCCCTATCTAATTGCAAG ATTATAGTCAGCAATGAGACCAGAGATCTCTTATTATCAACAGTGAGCGATGATTCTTCAATTACCCAGATTTACCATGCAGTCGGAGCTTTGAGTAACCTTGGTCTTCCTCTGGCATCTCAGGAAGTTCTCCGAGCCCTTGCTGCTCACATTTCTAAAGATGATGGCTCTTTGGG AATTATCCATGCATTGTTTACAGCTTCTTATCTATCTCAGCAGGCTGATCTGAGAAGCATCGTAGAGGAGATTGAG GATCTGGTTGCACGTCTTGATGATCTGGGAGGTATTTATCTTCAGTTTGAGGAGGGGTTAGAAACAACAGCTTTGTTTGTCACTGCTGCATATAAGCTGTCTGACCATGCTGGAATGGAGCCAGCAATCAAAGAG GATCAAGTCATTCAGCTTGTTAATGCTGTTTTCAGTAAGAAACATTATACCACACTGTCAGAAGCTTTCAGCGTTGCCTGTGCTGCTGCAGCTTTGTCCAAGAATCAGTACCACATTCCAATTATTGTAGTGGCTGAAGGACTTGCCTCTGTTTCCCATAAGAAGCCCAGCCTGAAG TTGCGTGTGACAAATGTCATGTCCCAGAGTCTGACTTCAGCTGATGTTCAGCTTGACTATGCCAAGTCTGTATTGACAAAAAACACAGTTCTTCCGCAATCATCCTTTGCTTTGAAAGG tgatctTTTTGAATTGAATTTCATGGAGGTAAAGCCACCAAGTGGATACTATGACTTCTCTGTCAATGTGGAGGGTGATAGCCGATTTATAGGAAACCGTGTGGAG CTCAAAGTCAAGGTTGCCACTGAAGTCGGTATCACTAATGTTGACCTTTCAGTAGTTGACAAGGATCAGAGCATTGCACCAAAGACCACTAG AGTGGTTTATCCATCAAAAGCCAAGGGGGTTATTGCGGCTGACAGTCACCAGAACATCGCTTTATCTTTCCAGTTGGCTGATGTGAACACTGGAGTTGGGCTTACTCCACATCAA ACTTTTGTACGTCTCTACAACCAGAAAACTGAACAGGAAGTGGTGTttgtggctgaaccagacagtaAAAATGTATACAAGTTTGACCTGGATGTGGCCGAGAGAAAGTCTGAATTTAATTCAGTCTCTGGAACCTATTCCCTCTTTTTGATTATTGGCGATGCAACACTTGAAAACCCAATTTTGTGGCACCTG GCTGATGTTGCAATTAAGTTTCCTGACGAAGAGGCTCCGtcccccgtacagtctcagaatCTCTTTGCCCCCAAGCCTGAAATTCAG CACCTCTTTAGGGAACCTGAAAAGAAGCCACCCATTGCAGTCTCCAATACTTTCACAGCCCTTGTTCTCGCACCCCTCTTACTGCTTGTAATTCTG TGGATCAAACTTGGTGTCAACATCTCCAATTTCACCTTTTCTCCGAGTACCATCATCTTCCATTTAGGCCATGCTG